A stretch of the Oxyura jamaicensis isolate SHBP4307 breed ruddy duck chromosome 4, BPBGC_Ojam_1.0, whole genome shotgun sequence genome encodes the following:
- the LOC118165855 gene encoding aryl-hydrocarbon-interacting protein-like 1, with protein sequence MEETYLLNVEGVKKKILHGGQGELPKFQDGSKITFHFQTLKDNFERTVIDDSREAGIPMEIIVGKMFKMEIWETLLSSMRAGEVAEFWCDAIHTGMYALVSKGMRRIAEGRDPLEGQKHRCGMGNMFDYHSTGYDDLDELQRTPQPLIFIMELFRVEEPSAYKRDTWAMSKEEKLAAVPVLHSEGNRLVLRKEFRQAAEKYQEAVICLRNLQAKEKPWEDGWLKLESLVTPLVLNYCQCQLELGEYYEVLEHTTELLQKHKDNAKAYFKRAKAHAAVWNEREAREDFLRVAHLDPAMAAAVKKELKQLGERMRKKHVEDRKRYQGLFQQPQGPRAARDSRPGGA encoded by the exons aTGGAGGAAACGTACCTGCTGAATGTGGAAGGGGTCAAAAAGAAGATCCTGCACGGAGGCCAAGGGGAGCTGCCGAAATTCCAGGATGGGAGCAAG ATCACCTTCCACTTCCAGACGCTGAAGGACAACTTCGAGCGGACAGTGATCGATGACAGCCGGGAGGCAGGCATCCCCATGGAGATCATCGTGGGCAAGATGTTCAAGATGGAGATCTGGGAGACACTGCTCAGCTCCATGAGGGCCGGGGAGGTGGCGGAGTTCTGGTGCGATGCCATT CACACCGGCATGTACGCCCTGGTGTCCAAGGGCATGCGGAGGATCGCGGAGGGCCGGGACCCCTTGGAAGGGCAGAAGCACCGCTGCGGCATGGGCAACATGTTCGACTACCACAGCACGGGCTACGACGACCTGGACGAGCTGCAGCGGACACCGCAGCCCCTCATCTTCATCATGGAGCTGTTCCGG GTGGAGGAGCCCTCGGCGTACAAGCGCGACACCTGGGCCATGAGCAAGGAGGAGAAGCTGGCGGCGGTGCCCGTGCTGCACAGCGAGGGAAACCGCCTCGTGCTCCGAAAGGAGTTTcggcaggcagcagagaagtACCAGGAGGCTGTCATCTGCCTGAGGAACCTGCAGGCCAAG GAGAAGCCGTGGGAGGACGGCTGGCTGAAGCTGGAGAGCCTGGTCACGCCGCTGGTGCTCAACTACTGCCAgtgccagctggagctgggcgaGTACTACGAGGTGCTGGAGCACACGACGGAGCTCCTCCAGAAGCACAAAG ACAACGCCAAGGCGTATTTCAAGCGGGCGAAGGCCCACGCTGCCGTGTGGAACGAGCGGGAGGCGCGGGAGGACTTCCTGCGCGTGGCCCACCTCGACCCCGCCATGGCGGCCGCCGTGAAGAAGGAGCTGaagcagctgggggagaggatgaggaagaagCACGTGGAGGATCGGAAGCGCTACCAGGGGCtcttccagcagccccagggaccGAGGGCTG CCCGAGACAGCCGGCCCGGGGGAGCCTGA